One segment of Paenibacillus pabuli DNA contains the following:
- the fba gene encoding class II fructose-1,6-bisphosphate aldolase, protein MPLVSMTDMLNKALEGKYAVGQYNINNLEWTQAILGAAEEEKSPVILGVSEGAARHMGGFYTVVKMVEGLIHDMKITVPVAIHLDHGSSFDKCKEAIDAGFTSVMIDGSHHPIDENIEMTKKVVEYAHAKGVSVEAEVGTVGGQEDDVIGGIMYADLEECVRIVKETGIDTLAPALGSVHGPYHGEPNLGFKEMEEVRDAVQVPLVLHGGTGIPKHDIDKAISLGTSKINVNTENQIAFSKVVREVLAAKPDAYDPRTFIVPGRDAIKETVKGKIREFGSNNKA, encoded by the coding sequence ATGCCATTAGTATCTATGACAGACATGTTGAACAAAGCGCTCGAAGGAAAATATGCAGTTGGTCAATACAACATCAATAACCTTGAGTGGACTCAAGCTATTCTGGGTGCTGCTGAAGAAGAGAAATCCCCAGTAATCCTGGGTGTATCCGAAGGTGCAGCACGTCACATGGGCGGCTTCTACACTGTAGTAAAAATGGTAGAAGGACTCATTCATGACATGAAAATTACTGTTCCAGTTGCAATTCACCTGGACCACGGTTCCAGCTTCGACAAGTGTAAAGAAGCGATCGATGCCGGATTCACATCCGTTATGATCGACGGTTCCCACCACCCAATCGACGAGAACATTGAAATGACGAAAAAAGTCGTTGAATATGCACACGCTAAAGGCGTTTCCGTTGAAGCCGAAGTAGGTACAGTTGGCGGACAAGAAGACGACGTAATCGGCGGCATCATGTACGCTGACCTGGAAGAATGTGTTCGCATCGTTAAAGAAACAGGTATCGACACATTGGCACCAGCTCTTGGTTCCGTACACGGTCCTTACCACGGCGAGCCTAACCTGGGCTTCAAAGAAATGGAAGAAGTTCGTGACGCGGTACAAGTTCCACTCGTATTGCACGGTGGTACAGGTATTCCTAAACACGACATCGACAAAGCCATCTCCCTGGGTACTTCCAAAATCAACGTAAACACAGAGAACCAAATTGCTTTCTCCAAAGTGGTTCGCGAAGTGCTTGCAGCTAAACCAGATGCTTACGATCCACGTACGTTCATCGTACCAGGCCGTGATGCAATCAAAGAAACCGTTAAAGGTAAAATCCGCGAGTTTGGTTCCAACAACAAAGCGTAA
- the argS gene encoding arginine--tRNA ligase: protein MTRNPLDTINERVSTAIGNAVVAAGLVSQEELPVITLEVPRDKSHGDLATNAAMQLTKIAKRNPRQIAEEIIANLNLAEAGIEKAEIAGPGFINFKLDKSYLYPVLELVHEQGENYGRINVGEGRKVEMEFVSANPTGSLHLGHARGAAVGDALCNILDYAGYDVTREYYINDAGNQVFNLARSIEARYLQELGQDAEMPEDGYHGEDIKGFAKELVAEKGDSLLSMHPGDRAAYFRDYGLEKELDKIKRDLNRFRVKFDIWFSETSLYDNGEVLRVLDELRDRDEIYEKDGATWLKTMQYGDDKERVLIKNDGTYTYLTPDIAYHRDKYSRGYDTMINIWGADHHGYIPRMKAAMQALGNDPSKLVVLIAQMVSLFQNGEKVKMSKRTGKAVTMEDLMDEVGIDAIRYFFTMRSMDSHLDFDMDLAISTSNENPVFYVQYAHARVCSVYRQAEEQGIELLPLAQIDLSKLTTEHEFDLLRKMGELPEEIAAAATGYAPHRMIRYVYELASLFHSYYRAERVITEDAAQTQARLALIGAVRTVIATVLRLVGVSAPDKM, encoded by the coding sequence ATGACACGTAATCCACTAGATACGATTAACGAACGGGTAAGTACAGCGATCGGCAATGCTGTTGTTGCTGCCGGCCTCGTTTCACAAGAGGAACTGCCAGTTATAACACTTGAAGTGCCGCGTGACAAGTCGCACGGGGATTTGGCGACCAACGCAGCCATGCAGCTGACCAAGATTGCCAAGCGCAATCCACGTCAGATTGCAGAAGAGATCATTGCGAATCTGAACCTTGCAGAAGCCGGTATCGAGAAAGCAGAGATTGCCGGACCAGGTTTCATCAACTTCAAATTGGACAAGAGTTACCTTTACCCGGTGCTTGAACTTGTTCATGAACAAGGTGAGAACTACGGACGGATTAATGTTGGCGAAGGCCGTAAGGTCGAGATGGAGTTTGTCAGTGCGAACCCAACAGGCAGCTTGCATCTGGGACATGCCCGGGGAGCGGCTGTGGGTGATGCGCTCTGCAACATCCTCGATTATGCCGGATATGATGTAACACGTGAATACTACATTAATGATGCAGGTAACCAGGTGTTTAACCTGGCACGTTCCATTGAAGCACGTTATTTGCAGGAGCTGGGCCAGGATGCCGAAATGCCGGAAGATGGTTACCACGGCGAAGATATCAAAGGATTTGCCAAAGAGCTGGTTGCCGAAAAGGGAGACAGCTTGCTGTCGATGCATCCAGGTGATCGCGCTGCTTATTTCCGTGACTACGGTCTGGAGAAAGAGCTCGATAAAATCAAGCGCGACCTGAATCGCTTCCGCGTTAAATTCGACATCTGGTTCAGCGAGACTTCTCTGTACGACAATGGGGAAGTACTTCGTGTCCTTGACGAATTGCGTGATCGGGACGAAATTTATGAAAAAGACGGAGCGACTTGGCTCAAAACCATGCAATATGGTGACGACAAAGAACGTGTATTGATCAAAAACGATGGTACGTACACGTACCTGACGCCGGATATTGCATATCACCGTGACAAGTATTCCCGTGGATATGACACGATGATCAACATTTGGGGAGCCGACCACCATGGATATATTCCACGGATGAAAGCAGCCATGCAAGCACTGGGTAACGATCCATCCAAGCTTGTGGTATTGATTGCACAGATGGTGAGCCTGTTCCAGAACGGCGAAAAGGTGAAGATGTCGAAGCGTACCGGTAAAGCGGTAACGATGGAGGATCTGATGGATGAAGTAGGTATTGATGCGATCCGTTACTTCTTCACCATGCGCAGCATGGATTCCCATCTGGACTTTGATATGGATCTCGCGATTTCAACGTCCAATGAAAACCCGGTATTCTACGTACAATATGCACATGCCCGCGTATGCAGCGTATACCGTCAGGCTGAAGAGCAGGGTATCGAGCTGCTGCCACTGGCACAGATTGATCTGTCCAAGCTGACTACGGAACATGAATTCGATCTTCTTCGCAAAATGGGCGAGCTGCCTGAAGAGATTGCCGCAGCGGCTACCGGATATGCGCCTCACCGCATGATCCGTTATGTTTATGAGCTGGCTTCATTGTTCCACAGCTACTATCGTGCTGAACGCGTCATTACTGAAGACGCGGCACAAACTCAAGCACGCCTGGCGCTGATCGGTGCCGTTCGCACCGTCATCGCGACAGTGCTCCGTCTGGTAGGCGTATCCGCACCGGACAAAATGTAA
- a CDS encoding CTP synthase, whose translation MTKYIFVTGGVVSSLGKGITAASLGRLLKNRGLKVTIQKFDPYINIDPGTMSPYQHGEVFVTDDGAETDLDLGHYERFIDINLSKNSNVTTGKVYSSVISKERRGEYLGGTVQVIPHITNEIKERVFRAGREAGSDVVITEIGGTVGDIESLPFLEAIRQIKSDVGRDNVMYIHVTLIPYIKAAGEVKTKPTQHSVKELRSIGIQPNVIVCRTEYELSKDMKAKIALFCDIDENAVVECRDASTLYEVPLNLREEGLDEIVVNHLKLTTPAPDMSEWEGLVDRISKLERTVEIAIVGKYVALHDAYLSVVESLSHAGFASNAEVKIRWIHSEDITDENVGDLLHGVGGILVPGGFGDRGIEGKVSAIRYAREKNIPFFGICLGMQVSVIEYARSIVGLNGANSSEINPATEFPVIDLLPEQKDIENLGGTMRLGLYPCKLQEGSLAMACYDDELVYERHRHRYEFNNEYREAIEKAGLVISGTSPDGRLVEIVELPGHPWFLAVQFHPEFTSRPNRPQPLFREFVKASLENAEK comes from the coding sequence GTGACAAAGTATATTTTCGTGACGGGCGGAGTTGTGTCCTCCCTGGGTAAAGGGATCACCGCTGCCTCGTTGGGCAGACTGCTGAAAAACAGAGGTCTCAAGGTAACCATTCAAAAATTTGATCCATACATCAACATCGACCCGGGAACGATGAGTCCTTATCAGCACGGTGAGGTTTTTGTAACGGATGATGGCGCGGAAACGGATTTGGACCTTGGTCACTATGAACGTTTTATCGATATCAACCTCTCCAAAAACAGTAACGTCACGACGGGTAAAGTGTATTCCTCCGTTATCAGCAAAGAGCGTCGCGGAGAGTACCTTGGCGGCACGGTCCAAGTTATCCCGCACATTACGAACGAGATCAAGGAGCGCGTATTCCGCGCTGGACGTGAAGCAGGTTCGGATGTTGTTATTACGGAGATCGGCGGAACAGTAGGCGATATCGAGAGCTTGCCTTTCCTGGAAGCAATTCGTCAGATCAAGAGTGATGTTGGCCGTGACAACGTGATGTATATCCATGTAACGCTGATCCCTTACATCAAGGCAGCTGGTGAAGTGAAAACAAAACCAACCCAGCACAGCGTAAAAGAATTGCGCAGCATCGGTATTCAGCCAAACGTGATTGTATGTCGTACAGAATATGAGCTGTCCAAAGACATGAAAGCCAAAATCGCTCTTTTCTGCGACATTGATGAGAATGCCGTAGTTGAATGTCGCGATGCGAGCACATTGTATGAAGTGCCTTTGAACCTGCGTGAAGAAGGTTTGGATGAGATCGTGGTAAACCACCTGAAGCTGACCACTCCTGCACCGGATATGAGTGAGTGGGAAGGGCTGGTTGACCGCATAAGCAAACTGGAGCGTACGGTTGAGATTGCCATTGTAGGTAAATATGTAGCACTGCACGATGCTTATTTGAGTGTTGTTGAATCCTTGTCTCATGCAGGATTTGCATCTAATGCAGAGGTGAAGATCCGCTGGATCCATTCTGAAGATATCACGGACGAGAATGTAGGCGACCTGCTGCATGGTGTTGGTGGTATCCTTGTTCCTGGTGGTTTCGGAGATCGTGGTATCGAAGGTAAAGTATCGGCGATCCGTTATGCCCGTGAGAAGAACATTCCATTCTTCGGTATTTGCCTGGGTATGCAAGTTTCCGTGATCGAATATGCACGTTCCATTGTGGGTCTGAATGGCGCGAACAGCTCCGAGATTAACCCGGCTACCGAATTCCCGGTAATCGATCTGCTGCCAGAACAAAAGGATATCGAAAATTTGGGCGGTACGATGCGTCTGGGTCTATACCCTTGTAAGCTGCAAGAAGGTTCTTTGGCTATGGCTTGTTATGATGACGAGTTGGTATATGAGAGACACCGTCACCGGTATGAGTTCAACAATGAGTACCGTGAAGCGATTGAAAAAGCCGGTCTGGTCATCTCTGGTACATCTCCGGATGGTCGTCTGGTTGAGATCGTGGAACTTCCGGGACACCCATGGTTCCTGGCTGTACAATTCCACCCGGAATTTACATCCCGTCCAAACCGTCCGCAGCCATTGTTCCGTGAATTCGTAAAAGCTTCATTGGAGAATGCAGAAAAATAA
- the rpoE gene encoding DNA-directed RNA polymerase subunit delta, giving the protein MSTSLNLKIDKEKVREIPLVDLAFMVLKAANTPYYYRDLMNEVAKQRGMTDEEINEFIAQLYTEINIDGRFACVGTSLWGLKRWYPVGGTEDSMTGAKRPRIINDEDDDLEDEDFGEEEDSYNSDEDFGNTDDDQDDDDDDDDDDDDIFDEDDSDEEVLVEDDDLDEEDLDEDDEDESEDEDDFDDDSDK; this is encoded by the coding sequence GTGAGTACCTCGCTCAATTTGAAAATTGATAAAGAAAAGGTAAGAGAGATTCCTTTGGTTGACCTTGCCTTTATGGTGCTGAAAGCGGCCAATACGCCGTACTACTACCGTGATTTGATGAATGAGGTAGCAAAACAGCGCGGAATGACTGATGAAGAAATCAACGAGTTTATCGCCCAGCTATATACCGAGATCAATATCGATGGCCGTTTTGCCTGTGTCGGTACGAGTCTTTGGGGATTGAAACGCTGGTATCCGGTTGGTGGAACAGAAGATTCCATGACTGGTGCGAAGCGTCCGCGTATCATCAATGATGAAGACGATGATCTGGAAGATGAGGACTTTGGCGAAGAGGAAGACAGCTACAACAGTGACGAAGACTTCGGCAACACCGATGATGATCAAGATGATGATGACGATGATGACGATGACGATGACGACATCTTTGATGAAGATGACAGCGATGAAGAAGTTCTGGTTGAAGATGACGATTTGGATGAAGAAGACCTCGATGAAGACGATGAAGATGAGTCTGAAGACGAGGATGATTTTGACGACGATTCCGATAAGTAA
- a CDS encoding response regulator, whose protein sequence is MENKKVLIVDDQNGIRILLMEVFSSEGYNTFQAPNGKIALEIVNTDKPDLVLLDMKIPGMDGLEILKHIKEIDPDIKVIMMTAYGELDMIKEATDLGALMHFTKPFDIDEMRVAVNMQLRNDTANRCS, encoded by the coding sequence GTGGAAAATAAAAAAGTGTTAATCGTTGATGACCAGAATGGGATTCGAATCCTCTTAATGGAAGTATTCAGCAGTGAAGGATATAACACATTCCAGGCGCCTAATGGCAAGATCGCTCTGGAGATTGTGAATACAGATAAGCCTGATCTAGTGTTACTCGATATGAAGATTCCTGGCATGGATGGCCTTGAAATTTTGAAGCATATTAAGGAAATTGATCCGGATATCAAAGTCATCATGATGACGGCATATGGCGAACTGGACATGATCAAGGAAGCTACTGATCTTGGTGCGCTTATGCATTTCACGAAACCGTTCGATATTGATGAAATGCGCGTGGCGGTCAACATGCAGCTTCGCAATGATACGGCGAATAGGTGCAGCTGA
- a CDS encoding DUF6171 family protein: MNTSGTSHFGAKQESCKGCSDQHAVQISESKMARLVEIASRSRPVVQDEEYEKRLSSCADCPGLQYGTTCRYCGCLVQVRAKLVESICPFPYESRWTRLSI, translated from the coding sequence ATGAATACATCCGGTACAAGTCATTTTGGGGCAAAGCAGGAGTCTTGTAAGGGATGCAGCGATCAACATGCTGTCCAAATCAGTGAGTCCAAAATGGCCCGATTGGTGGAGATCGCATCACGTTCGCGCCCAGTCGTCCAGGACGAGGAATATGAGAAGCGGCTGTCCTCTTGTGCAGACTGCCCAGGACTGCAATATGGCACGACCTGCCGCTATTGCGGCTGTTTGGTCCAGGTGCGTGCCAAGCTGGTAGAATCGATCTGTCCGTTCCCTTATGAATCCAGATGGACCCGTCTTTCCATTTGA
- a CDS encoding DUF1934 domain-containing protein, with the protein MSNMRPVQIRLHSRYEGEDVLQEMKGEAVLKGSVLYVRYEEPQAGPEGGITRTTLKLGGQSLKIIRHGEVESEQTFELNRKLPGFYRSPYMSFTLSTHTHNLDLSIQGLSARAAWSYDFYRFDEEAGHFEISLHIQEEPIS; encoded by the coding sequence ATGTCGAACATGCGACCGGTTCAGATCCGGCTGCACAGCCGTTATGAAGGCGAAGATGTGCTGCAGGAAATGAAGGGTGAAGCCGTGTTGAAGGGTTCTGTGCTCTACGTTCGTTACGAAGAGCCGCAGGCTGGACCTGAGGGCGGTATTACCCGAACAACATTGAAGCTTGGTGGACAATCCCTCAAGATTATACGCCATGGTGAGGTGGAATCGGAGCAGACGTTTGAATTGAATCGCAAGCTCCCAGGTTTTTACCGATCACCTTACATGTCATTTACCCTGTCCACGCATACACATAATCTGGACCTTTCCATACAGGGATTGAGCGCACGCGCAGCGTGGAGCTATGACTTTTACCGCTTTGATGAAGAAGCCGGACATTTTGAGATCAGTTTGCACATACAGGAGGAACCAATTTCATGA
- a CDS encoding S8 family peptidase has protein sequence MDYTGFLHQLVEEMQRPEPEQAGRYLIRFTKPGQYEACLLELSRMRNEHTHLGMVRSSRLARTIIAPVHCPEVLKHYSDEIIVEEDTQISLHATALHNKPATAQGVPWGVKQIRAPKVWSVSTGHRIKIGVIDTGADYHHPDLRYSLARGINLLNRSLLPHDDNGHGTHIAGTIAAANSTEGMIGVAPRSLIYPVKAFDHNGSAYVSDIVLGIDWCVRNRVDIINMSFGMKTRSKALLDVVNRAHQAGIVIVASSGNDGKRRSIDYPARYPQTISVGATDKNRRIASFSNRGAYVDVYAPGDKIISSWVQGKHHEMSGTSMATSHVSGAIALLLAKHPGLSPSEIKTLVKRATVPLRARKSTTAKSKVRGGEIDALRLMQEGGG, from the coding sequence ATGGACTATACTGGTTTTTTGCATCAATTAGTTGAAGAAATGCAACGTCCTGAACCGGAACAGGCAGGGCGGTATCTGATCCGGTTCACCAAACCAGGACAGTATGAAGCCTGTCTGCTTGAGCTCTCGCGGATGCGGAATGAGCATACCCACCTGGGCATGGTACGCTCCTCACGGCTGGCTCGCACCATTATCGCGCCGGTCCATTGTCCGGAGGTTTTGAAGCACTACAGTGATGAAATCATTGTGGAAGAAGATACGCAAATCTCTCTTCATGCAACGGCACTTCACAATAAACCGGCCACAGCGCAAGGGGTTCCATGGGGAGTGAAGCAGATTCGCGCACCCAAAGTATGGTCCGTCTCCACCGGACACCGAATCAAAATTGGGGTGATCGACACCGGTGCCGATTATCACCATCCCGATCTCAGGTACTCCCTGGCAAGGGGAATCAATCTGTTAAACCGCAGTCTGCTTCCCCATGACGATAACGGCCACGGTACCCACATTGCCGGAACGATTGCCGCAGCCAACAGCACGGAAGGCATGATTGGTGTAGCTCCGCGTTCCCTGATCTACCCGGTCAAGGCGTTTGACCACAACGGTTCCGCCTACGTCTCTGATATTGTACTAGGCATCGACTGGTGTGTGCGTAACCGGGTCGATATTATCAATATGAGTTTCGGGATGAAAACCCGCAGCAAGGCACTCCTTGATGTGGTTAACCGCGCACATCAAGCCGGCATCGTCATTGTCGCCTCGTCAGGAAATGACGGCAAACGCCGCAGCATCGATTACCCCGCACGTTATCCGCAGACCATTTCGGTGGGCGCTACCGACAAAAACCGGCGGATCGCCTCCTTCAGCAACCGCGGCGCCTACGTGGATGTCTATGCCCCAGGCGACAAAATCATCTCTTCCTGGGTGCAGGGCAAGCACCATGAGATGAGTGGCACATCCATGGCAACATCCCATGTGAGCGGCGCGATTGCGCTGCTGCTCGCGAAGCATCCGGGTCTCTCGCCCAGCGAGATCAAGACGCTGGTCAAGCGCGCAACCGTTCCGCTGCGCGCACGCAAGTCCACCACTGCGAAAAGCAAAGTGCGCGGTGGGGAGATTGACGCACTCCGGCTGATGCAGGAGGGCGGCGGGTAA
- a CDS encoding alpha-N-arabinofuranosidase translates to MVGVTLKANSEQGLINRNIYGHFSEHLGRCIYEGIWVGEDSPIPNTEGIRNDVLTALQKLNIPVLRWPGGCFADEYHWKDGVGPKSERARMINTNWGGVEENNHFGTHEFLRLCELLGTEPYISGNVGSGTVHEMQQWVEYITFDGESPMANWRKDNGRDKPWKLTYFGVGNENWGCGGNMRAEYYADEYRRYATYVRNYSDNQIYKIACGPNEDNYHWTEVLMREAGQHMNGLSLHYYTLPTGVWQDKGESTGFDDQAWFQTLKRTLHMEELIVKHSEIMDKYDPDGKVGLIIDEWGTWYNVEPGTNPGFLYQQNTMRDALVAGINLNLFNRYNKRVQMANLAQIVNVLQALVLTEGERMLLTPTYHVFDMYQIHMDAQRLELNYESPGYTLGEDTIPQLSLSASRKDGVIHVTACNLSHTDELEVVCQLEAAESSSVSGRILHHADYGAFNTFEEPNRVEPADWKGVTLVNQELRFVLPPASVGVLAIQE, encoded by the coding sequence ATGGTTGGTGTTACTTTAAAGGCGAATTCAGAACAAGGATTAATAAATCGCAATATATATGGTCACTTTTCCGAGCACTTGGGGCGTTGTATTTATGAAGGAATCTGGGTAGGAGAAGATTCACCCATTCCAAATACGGAAGGGATACGCAATGACGTGCTGACAGCACTGCAAAAACTGAATATTCCGGTACTTCGCTGGCCGGGCGGTTGTTTTGCTGATGAGTATCACTGGAAAGATGGCGTAGGTCCGAAAAGTGAACGCGCACGCATGATTAATACGAACTGGGGCGGCGTGGAAGAGAACAACCATTTTGGAACACATGAATTTCTAAGATTATGTGAGCTGTTAGGAACAGAACCCTATATCAGCGGCAATGTGGGCAGTGGTACAGTTCATGAAATGCAGCAGTGGGTCGAATACATTACGTTTGACGGGGAATCTCCCATGGCCAACTGGCGCAAGGATAACGGCAGGGACAAACCATGGAAACTGACTTACTTTGGTGTGGGAAATGAGAACTGGGGATGTGGCGGTAACATGCGTGCCGAGTACTATGCGGATGAGTATCGCCGGTATGCTACATATGTGCGTAACTATTCTGACAATCAGATCTATAAGATCGCCTGCGGGCCCAACGAGGACAATTACCACTGGACTGAAGTGTTGATGCGTGAAGCAGGACAGCACATGAACGGATTAAGCCTTCATTATTATACATTGCCAACGGGAGTATGGCAGGACAAGGGCGAATCTACCGGATTTGACGATCAAGCCTGGTTCCAGACCCTGAAGCGTACATTACACATGGAAGAGTTGATCGTGAAGCATTCTGAGATTATGGATAAATATGATCCGGATGGCAAAGTAGGACTTATTATTGATGAATGGGGAACCTGGTATAACGTAGAGCCAGGGACGAATCCGGGATTCCTGTATCAGCAAAACACGATGCGGGATGCGCTGGTGGCGGGCATTAACCTGAACCTGTTCAATCGCTACAATAAACGGGTGCAGATGGCCAACTTGGCACAAATTGTTAACGTACTGCAGGCTTTGGTGCTGACAGAAGGCGAGCGTATGCTGCTCACCCCAACATACCATGTGTTTGATATGTATCAGATCCATATGGACGCACAGCGGCTGGAGCTAAATTATGAGAGTCCTGGATATACTCTTGGTGAAGATACCATTCCCCAGCTTAGCCTGTCTGCTTCCCGCAAGGATGGAGTGATCCATGTAACGGCATGCAACCTCAGTCACACAGATGAGCTGGAAGTGGTGTGCCAGCTTGAAGCTGCCGAATCTTCTTCCGTATCCGGGCGAATTCTGCATCATGCTGATTATGGTGCATTCAATACATTTGAAGAGCCGAACCGGGTTGAGCCAGCTGATTGGAAGGGTGTTACACTGGTTAATCAGGAATTGCGCTTTGTGCTGCCACCTGCATCTGTAGGGGTACTTGCAATCCAGGAGTAA
- a CDS encoding WD40/YVTN/BNR-like repeat-containing protein: protein MTTKSTIAWKRIGTLALALTLAWGLGPAQAQSGVNAAAAASCGNGDHGLSAALKQGSGVEDQHLQFTDIDFLNNTTGRAAGEGFLIGTSNAGCTWQSIYTGQWQFTQIDFPNNVYGFALAQMKDSAKTYLIRTTDGGSHWKRLDTPGMQFKRIEFKNKNEGYGYTYNGAYRTQDGGLSWTKINTPANTRSVAFTTDKQGYAAQVVPGLGYHLLRTTDGGKNWTTSLKVASASWNGADLYASGKQVWAVLYGDSGMSQQSYSLYASGNEGGNWRQVFAQSTAGGGPAPGSSSEGNGKGPADPGSHAGNMSLIGNQTAYLSAGSLAAGKVGVGRSYDAGSTWKNIDLKDPGYSSRISFPSAKTGWLVVTSDNSPAIYQTTDGGNSWAQKMLLPSERD from the coding sequence ATGACAACAAAGAGTACAATCGCATGGAAACGGATCGGAACACTGGCATTAGCGTTAACGTTGGCTTGGGGATTGGGACCAGCACAAGCACAGTCAGGTGTAAATGCTGCAGCGGCTGCATCATGTGGAAATGGAGATCATGGATTATCTGCTGCATTGAAGCAGGGCAGCGGTGTAGAAGATCAGCATCTGCAGTTTACAGACATCGATTTCCTGAACAACACAACGGGCCGTGCAGCGGGGGAGGGGTTCCTGATTGGCACCTCGAATGCGGGCTGTACATGGCAATCCATCTATACTGGACAATGGCAGTTCACACAGATTGATTTTCCAAATAACGTATATGGGTTTGCTTTAGCGCAAATGAAGGATTCCGCCAAGACCTATCTTATTCGCACAACAGATGGTGGATCACACTGGAAAAGGCTTGATACTCCTGGCATGCAGTTCAAGCGAATTGAATTCAAAAATAAAAACGAAGGTTACGGCTACACCTATAACGGTGCGTATCGGACACAGGACGGCGGATTAAGCTGGACTAAAATCAACACCCCCGCAAATACGAGATCGGTAGCTTTCACCACGGATAAACAAGGCTATGCTGCCCAAGTTGTACCGGGCTTGGGGTATCATTTGCTTCGGACTACGGATGGAGGTAAGAACTGGACAACCTCTCTCAAGGTAGCTTCGGCCTCGTGGAATGGGGCGGATCTATATGCAAGCGGTAAACAGGTATGGGCTGTCCTGTATGGTGATTCAGGCATGTCGCAACAATCGTATTCCCTTTATGCAAGCGGGAATGAAGGCGGAAACTGGAGGCAGGTCTTTGCTCAGTCGACAGCAGGAGGAGGCCCTGCACCCGGAAGTAGCAGCGAGGGGAACGGAAAAGGCCCGGCAGATCCAGGGAGCCATGCTGGGAACATGTCGCTAATTGGTAACCAAACTGCTTATCTTTCTGCCGGATCTCTCGCTGCTGGGAAAGTAGGTGTTGGGCGTTCCTATGATGCAGGTTCTACGTGGAAAAATATCGATCTGAAAGATCCCGGTTATAGCTCACGCATCTCATTCCCCTCAGCCAAAACAGGTTGGCTCGTTGTAACGAGTGATAACTCGCCTGCGATCTATCAAACGACAGATGGCGGGAATTCGTGGGCACAAAAAATGTTATTACCTTCAGAGCGGGATTAA